GATGAATTCTGCCTGTGCCATAGGATTCTATTTGAAGGTGGATCAAAGGTTTTTAGAATCTCCCTGTGGAATTTGCGGTGAAGTTCATTATCAGATCATGATTAGATCTGCATGTGACTCCCAGGGGCTTCTGTCTTTGACTCAATTGTGTCCCTATGTCTGTTCTATTCAACAGCCACTTGGGCTATGTATATATAATGTGCAGATTATGAGAACCTGGAGTCTGGACCATTACTAGGCTATAATTAGTCTACAATGCTCTAATGTCTTAATCTAGATTTATTAGCCCTGTATAACTGTCTGTCAGTGACGGTGAATGTATTTAATGATTTAAATTCCAGTAGGTCTGGCCTAGATCTACAGTTAATTGTTTTAGATTAATATAATAATCGTAATTTGGGAGAAAAATGGAAATTGAGGGGGAATAAAgttttggtttaaaaaaaatgtactcgtctgtacagtttacagtccagtacacactacacaaataaataattttcATAGACCGTATGGATTTTCTCTACAGATGCATTTGTGGCAACCCATTTAGCCGTGTTGCCAGGTCAAGCTAAAATTTGCAATCCAATGACCACTCAAAACCCACCCAAAAGGCCTGAAAACTTCCCCAACTTTTTTTTTCAGCAGCTACAGGagtttgtcattatggagacaaCTATTGGATAAATGTGCAATCTAAATACCTATGGTCAAATTGCTTTTCTGCATTATTCCCTTTTTATTCCTTTTTTATCGTGTCTAGACAGTAAACTAGCGTGTTAAGTCTGTTAGTCTGCTAGCTACGTACTCAAGATAGAAAGCACATTGATGGATCCTCTCTCTTAAACTGTTGGATGTAATGGATGTCTCTTCCTTGCTGTAATGATTGGTAGGACTGTGGGCGTTCAGGATACAAAGAACCACGCAAATAATAATGTTGAGTGAGAATTataaagctagctagcttgtgCTGCTGTTCCTTGTTGAATCTCACGTCACTTGTCATGATGTGCGCCCGCGCTGTTAACCCTGACTGACGTGGCTCCGCTGAGCTGCAGCATACTCAACAGTACTACACACTCGATGTGATAAATATATTTTCCAAAGCATCTGGTCTTTGCCTAAACCTTAAATAAGTGTGAATTGTTTGCTGTTAAAGACTGTGTGATACCCTCTATATGCAATATTCCAGTCAATGAAAAAGTAACATACCTTGGGATTACCATATATCTAAGGATCAACAAGAAAGATGCTCATTAAATTTTATACCTATTattgaaagaagaaaaaaaaagttgaaCCATTGGATGCAGAGGGATTTATCCTTGAAACATCGAGTGTTGCTTGCTAAAGCTGAAGGTATCTCCAGATTTATttatgcagcccagtccctatatCGTACACATTATATTAGGAAATCTGTCGTTATGAACTCACATGAATATGGTggtctccattttttttttttttcctactTTGAATAATAGTTTTAAGATAAATTGGGCTAAAGACGATTCCAACTTCAAATTGGAATTTCATCCCTCATATCTTCTCCCGTTTTGGTGGCCTCAATTTTATGTTACTTTGTAACTTTAACATTGATAAGATTCCTGCAACATTATCTGCTTTTCATAGACAAGTATTCTTAGCGTGGTCGTTAATATTTAAACATGATTTTTCCCCCTGCATAGGTATTTCATTTGGAACAATAAGGACATTTTGTATCGAAACAagtctttatttttttaagaacTGGTGTTCTGAGTCAAACTTTGAATGCAGGATTGTTACTCAATTATGagtattgttttttaaaatctcgtTACAATATCCCTGTAACACCTAGAGAGATCGCCATGGTCTTCGATGCTATTCCATCTGGAACTCTCATGTTATTTAGAGGTGTGGCCAGACCTCACCTTCTTGACCTACCCTCGCTTAATCCAATGGGGAAATTATGTTTCTCCTTGCTCCCTCAGAACAGCAGATCTATACGTGCTTTATTTCAAAGGGATATTGTATCCATTCCTTATGTCACAAGTTACTGGAATACATTGGTcactaatatctgttggaaaaaagtctgGTTGTTATTAACACACAAATACTTGCTTGTTAACAAGGTCGAAGAGGTCTCTTTCAGAATGATCCATAAGTAGAACCCTGCGAATCATTACCtgaagaaaaataagaaaaaagaCATTAACATTGATTGTACTTTTTGTGTTGAGCATCCAGAAACAGTTTCACATTTATTTTGGCATTGTCTACATGTAAAACAATTATGGAAATATATTCACAGTTTTACAATTGTTAATATTCTtgatgactttttttttttttttatgggagAATGTGCTGCTCGGATTTCCTTAACCATaataaagataaagaaaaactaTTGTACCTCAAATCTAATTGTGCTAATGGCAAAATTTCATATTCATAAATGTAAATTCACTAATAAAAAAAACACTCTTCCATGTTTTCTATAAAGAATTCGAGCAGTACATTAAGACCATTCAACATTCTTCGAATAAGAAAGCTGTTAAAACAATCAATATGTGTGTTTCTTTTAAGGTCTTTGTATAATCTGTCATTTGTTGTACACCCTAGCATATGTTATCATTGTCTATTTGTGTACTTCTTGTATGTATACAGACTATTCTACATTATAACAACAACAATGCAACTCGTAACAATGCAATTTTGCTATTTAGCGTCAAATCTGTGACCTCTGCAAATTGTCCGTGACAAGGAGGCTGGCCTTCGGACAATTAAgagttaaatatatattttttttaaatcctctttTTAAAAACAAATTGTTTTAAACTTTTATGCACTTAGCATTGTCGATGCTTTGAAGTTTTATTTCATTTAAGAAAGAGGACATATCGAATGACTGGATAAAGGTGAGTAAAGTGATGCATGATTTTATTTCTGTAAACTAACTttagctagcctagctaacgttagccgctGTTGCAATATGTTGTCTTTTAATTCACGTTTACTAGTTAGCTAATCACACGGCTAAGCATCCGTTATTTATATCATGCTAATGGAGGGTGCACTTCAACAAACTAGTTTCACCACTTCAAATAATATCTATATACTCATTGCTTGAGTCGAGTGTTGGTAGATGGTGCACAGCTAGCCAGTTAATGTTCTAATTTGGCTGTGATTGGTGTGCGACCAATTAAGTAGATTGCAATTCAGCTGACAATCGATGCCTTCATATTTTCCCATAACAGAAAATGTGATTGTGGCctacattttttacttttattaaGTTATTATGCCTTTAATTTGAACTCAGAGAAATATTATTTTTATAGCTGATTGGCAAATGTGTCTTCTGATGTAGCCTATTTAACAAATTCAATTGAATAGGCCTATTGTAGTACATCATCCTTTCATCTCACAACCTATATCCCACCCTTCTACCATTCATCCTTCCatcgactctcctctctcttttagtGGATGTGGGAATGTGGCGGTATCAGAGGCCAGGGTTCAAGGCCTTACTCCTGGCagagcttcaaatcaaatcaaattttatttgtcacatacacatggttagcagatgttaatgcgagtgtagcgaaatgcttgtgcttctagaggCAGCGGAGGTGCAGACAGTTCTGTGACACGGTGCTCTGAGCAGAGggtatggagacacacacacacacacttataatgTAAACATGCACACCATCctgatcatctctctctccccctctatcaggGGTGTCAGTACCAGCCCACAGTTACATCCTGTCCGCCCTAAGCCCCCAGCTGTCATGTGCCCTGTCCACCGCACCGGCACCTCCCTCTGGGCAGAGCCACCTACTGGATTTCCAGGTTTTTGGGGCATGCACCCTGGTGAGGCTGGTAGGTCTGCTGTATTCtggggagatggtgggagagggggaggcggAGAGGCAGGAAGTGATTTCTGCTGCTACTAGGCTGGGCATCCAAGGACTGGTGGAGGTCGGAAAGAGGGATTTGAGCGCTTCGAGGGAAACATCGCTGGATTCATCAGTTACTTCCTCGATCCCTCCCAACCACAGGAGGAGAACCTGAGAGGGAGGCGGGGCCGGAGGAGGCGGGATCTAAAGGGGGAACTGAGAGGAGAGCCAGGAGGCTGAGAGAAGGAGGTAGTAGAGTGAGAGGAGTCCTGAAGAAGGGGTCTGGGGTTGAGCAGGGGGTGATGGAGGTGTCCCAGAGAGCAAGACTGTGGAAGTGGTGGGTCCGAGCCTTCGTCCCCTTCTTCCCCATCTCCCGCCCCCTCCCCTGCCCCTAACCTGACCCTTTCCCCATCCCTTGTCCACACTGCCCCCTCCccttctgccccccccccccccctccccaggaGGACTCTGCCGAGCAGTTTGACCGCCTGCTGGAGGACATCATGATGGGCCTAGACTTCGCCTGTGGTGGTTGCCAGGATCAGCTCCTAGCGCCATGGACGCTGTTACTGAGGTGACCGGTGCGGGTGACCGTTCTGGAAGTGCCAAGTCTTCTTCAGAAGTTGGGCTGCAGCAGCATGTGGAGGGTGAGCTGAGTGACATCCAGGACCACTTCCTCAGGTCGTTTGAGCAGCAGGTGGCAGCATCCAACCCAGTggcacagggagagggagaggggtctCGGAGCACAGCCAGCCTCTCGGAGCCTTACACCGCTCTCAGGAACTATAGTGGAGCCCAGATGGTGACCAGCACAGCTGAACACAGAACTCAGAGCACTCAAGTCAGAGAAGAgcagagctacacacacacagcctatacaCACCCCTCTTACGCTGGGCAGAGTAACACACACGTGGCCCAGGTATACATGCCTCAACCAGAacccagctacacacacacagcccacataGAGCAGtgtaacacagtcacacaccccacaaacacacacctccctctctctcacacatcacCTCTTCCATACTCAACTCCTAACAGTGTCCAGCCCAACTCAGCTCTACCCCCTACCAGTCTGCCACCCAGcccaggggaagagaggagggtgatGACCAGAAGACGGTTGCGAGGCGAGATCAACATCCAACCTATAGTCAGGCCCAAGAAATGTCATGGGGAGAGGAACATAGACAGGACCAGACTACTAatcaagaagaagaagaggataaaGAAAGGGTACTCCATGAAAACGAGGAACTGCAAGATTGTGAGTGGTCCGTTGCTGGATGTGGATGATGTGTTGCTGGGTGTGTCTGTCCGTACAGGCGAGAAGCTATGCCAACCTGAGGATGCTGCCAGGGAAACGCCTACCCCCCAGCAAACTGCCCAATCAGGTCGGTCGGCTGAGAAGATAAAATCTCAGGTGAGAGACTTTGCTCAACATTTGATATTATGAAACATCTGCTACTATTTACTCAGTATACTTCATGCATTCTTCAGTAAATTGTTAGCCGTGTATAATTTGTATAGGTGTTTTATGGCTGAGTGGTCTACTTATAGTCAGTGTTGTC
This genomic stretch from Oncorhynchus tshawytscha isolate Ot180627B linkage group LG21, Otsh_v2.0, whole genome shotgun sequence harbors:
- the LOC112220968 gene encoding uncharacterized protein LOC112220968 isoform X1, with protein sequence MDAVTEVTGAGDRSGSAKSSSEVGLQQHVEGELSDIQDHFLRSFEQQVAASNPVAQGEGEGSRSTASLSEPYTALRNYSGAQMVTSTAEHRTQSTQVREEQSYTHTAYTHPSYAGQSNTHVAQVYMPQPEPSYTHTAHIEQCNTVTHPTNTHLPLSHTSPLPYSTPNSVQPNSALPPTSLPPSPGEERRVMTRRRLRGEINIQPIVRPKKCHGERNIDRTRLLIKKKKRIKKGYSMKTRNCKIVSGPLLDVDDVLLGVSVRTGEKLCQPEDAARETPTPQQTAQSGRSAEKIKSQKPQPVESRYTLGTERSLGKK
- the LOC112220968 gene encoding uncharacterized protein LOC112220968 isoform X2, coding for MDAVTEVTGAGDRSGSAKSSSEVGLQQHVEGELSDIQDHFLRSFEQQVAASNPVAQGEGEGSRSTASLSEPYTALRNYSGAQMVTSTAEHRTQSTQVREEQSYTHTAYTHPSYAGQSNTHVAQVYMPQPEPSYTHTAHIEQCNTVTHPTNTHLPLSHTSPLPYSTPNSVQPNSALPPTSLPPSPGEERRVMTRRRLRGEINIQPIVRPKKCHGERNIDRTRLLIKKKKRIKKGYSMKTRNCKIVSGPLLDVDDVLLGVSVRTGEKLCQPEDAARETPTPQQTAQSGRSAEKIKSQTKARPAAV